Within Mongoliitalea daihaiensis, the genomic segment CCTGGTTTTCTTAGTCCGAAAAATTGCGCAATCATTTCCCCTTCTTTATCAAAGAGCTCTAAAGAAGAAACAAGGCCATCGTCCGTATTTTTATGCACCACAAAAGCACAATCAATCTGATCTTCATTGAGATGCATATTGAAATCAGGATCCATCACATTCAACCAAGAGCCCATCTGACGAATTGTTCTAACTTTTCCCTGATGGATTTGAATGTTACCCTTATTCCCAGCAAAAATCATAATCGGCATTTTTTCAGCTGAAGCAACTTCAAGGATCTTTCTTGCAGAAAGTCTATCGACCTCATATGCCCATTTATCATTGATCCATTTGACAGCATTGAGTCTATGCACCTTGTACCTCCGAAGCATCCCAAAAAACTCATGGGTATCTTTCATTTGTTCCCAATCCTGAGTAAACGCTTCCATGTCTATGCTATCAGCATATTCAGGAACAGGGAAAGACTCCAATGCCAATTCAATATCTTGATCAGCGGCTTGGTAAATTTGGATGATATCATCAAAAGCAGCTAAATTACTTTTTTCCTGCAGATATACTTTCATTACAGCTTCTCCAGCTTTATCAAAAAACTGAAAACTCCTCATAGTACCTCTTGGCGTTTGGTTGATCACCGCATAACCAAATTTCCAACCGCTAAAAAACACGCGCTGCTCGATGGGTCCTATTACTGTCGCAACTTGATGAGGGGCCTGACCCTGAATATCAATTTTTTGAAATGTCCCTTTGTGTTCCAAAACACAACCATCATTCCTAGTAAGGGCCATTACTTTACCTAGTTTTTTGAGTTCAATTAGCAAAGAAGCCCAATCTCCCTCTAATCTTATCGTATGTGTCCCTACAGTAGTATGTAACAATTCTAATTCAGTTACACCCAATTTTTTGGCAGCGTCTCGAATACGAAGCTGAGGTTCTGATGATTTCAACTCCTCCCATGCTCTAGTTAATGACTCTTTTGATGTTTGTTGAACAAGTGTTTCCATGATTATGCTGTTTTGACAATTGCTGATGTTGTATGAATAGGTAATGATTGAATATGTATGCCATGATAGGCTTGATTATCGTATACCTGAATCGGATAATCATATACATGGTGTAATTTTTCGGAAGTCAAGGTCTCTGCTACAGAACCCGCTTGATAAATCCTTCCATTCTTTAGCATGATTACTTGGTCGGAATAGGCAGCAGCCATATTCAGATCATGTAAGACAGCCAATACCCCAATATTTTTACTTTTGAGGCGTGACGCGATGTGCAAAACATGATGTTGATGCGCAATGTCTAAGCTCGAGGTTGGTTCATCCAACAAAAGATACCGGGGGTTGGAGGACTCACCCCAAATCTGCGCTAACACTCGGGACAACTGTACCCGTTGCTTTTCACCACCAGATAATTGGCTATACAGCTTATCTTTAAAATGCCAGGTTTGCGTTTCCTCCATGACTTCTCTTACAATTGCCTCATCAGCACGATCACCTAAAGCAATCATACCCAACTCGACGACTTCCTTAGCGTGAAATGGAAAGGATAATTGGGAATGTTGGGGCATCACTGCCCGAATTTTAGCAAGATCTTTTGCTTTTAATTTTTTTAAATTCTGACCATTATATAAGATAGTCCCGTGTTGACAAACAATATCACCAGCTAGGATTTTTAGAAGCGTGGATTTGCCTGCACCATTGGGACCGATGATGGTCGTCAACTTGCCCGGTGAAATATGTAATTCAGCCGTATCTACAATTGGCCTGTGCTGAATGCAAAAATGAATATTGGAAGCTTGAAGCATATCAGTAACGAATTTGTTTAATAGATGAGAGTAACCAAATAAAGAAAGGAGCTCCAATGATAGCTGTGATGATTCCTATTGGCATTTCTGATGGAGCTACCATTGTTCGTGCAAGAGTATCTGCGACGGTCAATAGAATCGCTCCAGCTAACCATGCAGCAGGTAACACCAAGCGATGATCTGCACCAATCAAAATCCGAAGCAGGTGGGGGACCACAAGACCCACAAAACCTATCGTACCAGTAAATGCCACGGCCGTACCTACTATAAGAGCTGACCCAATTAATACAATCAACTTCGTTTGCTGTACATTGATCCCCATGTGAAAGGCCTCACTTTCTCCAATAGCTAAGGCATTTAATGCTTGAAATTGTCCCAGTATTAATCCTACAGGTATGACTGAAACCAAACTCATAATCAATACCTTTTCCCAATTGGCTCCTCCCACATCCCCTAAACTCCAAAAGGTGAAATTCCGAAGGGCTGCATCATCGGCATAGAATATGGCTAAACCAATCAAAGCCCCTGCAAGAGCATTCAGTGCTACACCCGCGAGAATTAAAAGGGATATGTCAGTTTTGCCAGCCTTGCTGGAAAGCTTATACACCAATGCAGTATTCATCAGACCGCCTACAAAAGCGAAGAGTGCTAATCCAACTTTGCCCATCCATGCAAGCCAAGCAACAGAAGAACCAAATACAATATAGACCACTGCAAACAACGCACTCCCACTGCTCACACCTATCAAACCAGGTTCGACCAAAGGATTACGGAATAAGCCTTGCAAAGCAGCACCCGCCATGGCTAGTGAGCCACCAACCAACATTGCCATCACAATTCTTGGCAATCTGATTTGTAGTAAAACATTTCGTTCCTGTAAGGTCAGGGATGCATCACCCCACTGTATTCCTACTAGAAATTGAAAAACCTTGGGAAGACTGATGGGAAAAGCACCCATGGTAAGCGATGCCGCAACTATCAGCAACAAGATGCCGGCAAGACCTACCAATATCACAGATCGCTTTTGTGTGCGGGACGATATGGACAGCAAACTTGGCATTAATTGGCACGGATAGCTTTGGCTAATTCTAAAGCAGCTTGAGCAACACGAGGACCAAACCCAGATAAGTATTGACCGTCGAAACTCAAAATATTTCCGTTTTGAAGAGCTTTTGTTTGATTCGCTCCTTTGATTTGCTGTACACCGTCTTTTCCTCCAATCGTACCCAAGCCAGAATCAAAAAACAATAGGTAATCAGGATTAATACCTACAATCGCTTCCGGGGTTAGTGGAATAAAATCTTTGAAACCCGTACCTGCTGGCTTTCCTCCTGCCATTTGAATGATTTCACTAGCAAATGTTTCTTCACCTGCCAAGAAAACCGTTTCCAATCCTCTAGCCATAATGAAGGCAACTGCTGGAGGATTGATCAAAGGGTTATTCTTAACATATTCTTCTAGGAGTGTTTGCTCAGATTTTACTTGCGCAAGTAATGTTTCGCCCTTTTCCGGCTCTTCGAGAAAGGCTGCCACCTCTTGAATAAGTCTGTAAGTACCATCAATCGATGTTGGTTTTTCAAATAATTTAACTTGAATACCTGCCAATTTCAATTGATCCAACACGTCCTCAGAAAGATACCCTGACTCAGCCAAAATCATATCAGCCCCCAAAGCCATCAGTCCTTCTCCTTTGATTTGATTTCTGTATCCTATGGATGGGAGTTGCTGCAATGAAGCAGGAAAAGTGGAAGTAATATCCGTCGCAATGATTCGCTCCAAATACCCTAAACTAACCACCACTTCAGAAACTGTACCCCCAGCAGTAATCAATTTCCACTCCTGTTTATCAACTTCCTCAGAAACTTGTTTTGAACTACATGCAAAGAGTGCACTCACTACGAATCCTACTACAAACCGCGCTATCATTATTAAGATCAATTTTAAACAACATGACAAAGGTCATATTATTTGGATTAAATCCAAATAAATACTAATTGATTTTTTCTATCATTTCAATGATTTAATTACCTGAATATGAAAGAATCCACAAGGTCCTAGGAACGGAAAATTAGTAAGGTGGTTTTCCAAACTGAATAAAAAATTTTAAGATGAAGCTAAAACCCTTAGTCAGTTTTTCAATTTATTCAGGCAACTTCAGGCTTTAATTAGGGAAACAAAACATCCGACTCAAGCCCTTCAGCTATAGGCTTAGCAAAAAAGAAATAATCACACGATTAAAATCCCCAAACATCCTTTGGTATTAAGCTTTTATAATTAATTTTGCACTCGAAATAAAAAAGCATCATTTCTTTTTATACAATAAATCAAATGGCAAACATTGGTAAGATAACACAGGTAATCGGTCCCGTAGTGGACGTGTCCTTCGAGGGCGGAAAATTACCAAACATCCTCGATGCATTGACAGTGACCAGAGAAGATGGTCACCAAATCATCTTGGAAGTACAACAACACTTAGGTGAAGATAGAGTAAGAACTATCGCGATGGACGCTACTGAGGGCCTTGTAAGAGGTACTGACTGCGTTGACAACGAGGCACCTATTTCAGTACCTACCGGAGATGCTATCAAAGGACGTTTGTTTAACGTAGTAGGTTCAGCAATTGACGGCCTTCCGGAGGTTGTATCTACCAAGCGCTTGCCAATTCACCGTTCTGCACCAAGATTCGAAGATCTTTCCACTTCTACGGAAGTATTATTTACCGGTATTAAAGTGATTGACTTGATCGAGCCTTATGCAAAAGGTGGTAAGATCGGTTTGTTTGGTGGTGCCGGAGTAGGTAAGACGGTATTGATTCAGGAATTGATCAATAACATTGCAAAAGCATACTCTGGATTATCTGTATTTGCCGGTGTAGGTGAGCGAACTCGTGAAGGTAATGACCTTTTGAGAGAAATGATCGAGTCCGGCATTGTAACTTACGGTGAAGAATTCTTGCATTCTCTAGAAACAGAAGGCGGCTGGGATCTTTCCAAAGTAGATTTAAAGAAATTAGAAGAGTCCAAAGCAACCTTCGTGTTTGGTCAGATGAACGAGCCTCCTGGGGCCCGTGCACGAGTAGCCTTGACAGGTTTGACCTTGGCTGAATACTACAGAGATGGAGAAGGTGACGGAGCTGGAAAAGATATCCTATTCTTTATCGACAACATTTTCCGATTTACACAAGCGGGTTCAGAAGTATCTGCTCTACTTGGCCGTATGCCATCTGCCGTAGGTTATCAGCCTACTTTGGCAACTGAGATGGGTGCCATGCAGGAACGAATCACTTCTACAAAGCATGGTTCCATTACATCTGTACAGGCTGTATACGTACCTGCTGATGACTTGACTGACCCTGCTCCTGCGACAACCTTTGCTCACTTGGATGCAACAACAGTACTTTCCAGAAAGATCGCTGAATTGGGTATCTACCCTGCAGTGGATCCATTGGATTCTACTTCCAGAATTCTTTCTCCAGATATTTTGGGTGAAGAACATTACGGATGTACTCAGCGAGTGAAAGAAATTCTTCAACGCTACAAAGAATTGCAGGATATCATTGCTATCTTGGGTATGGAAGAATTGTCTGAAGAAGATAAGATGGTCGTTCATAGAGCAAGAAGAGTTCAGCGTTTCTTGTCACAGCCATTCCACGTTGCAGAGCAGTTTACAGGTTTGAAAGGTGTATTGGTTGATATCAAAGATACGATCAGAGGCTTTAACATGATCATGGACGGTGAATTAGATCATCTTCCAGAATCAGCATTCAACTTGGTAGGTACGATTGAAGATGCCATTGCCAAAGGTGAAAAAATGTTGGCTGAATTAAACAACTAATTAGCAAAGCAATCAATCATGATGCAATTGACGATAATTACCCCTGACCAAAAGGTATTCGAAGGTGAAGTAAGCGAAGCTACTTTCCCTGGAGCTTCTGGTTCTTTTCAAGTATTGAAAAACCACGCTCCTCTTGTATCGGCATTGGACAAGGGCAATGTTTCCTACACGACCAAAGAAGGAAAACTTTCACTCGTCGTAGATGGGGGCGTTGTAGAGGTAAAAGATAACAAGATTGTCCTGTTGGCTGAAAAAGTCATCGGGTAACCAATCATTAACTAATTTAAAGAGGCTGGTTTGAGGAAATCAGCCTCTTTTTTATTGAAAGTCTTGAATTTCTGAAAATTAATTGGGATACAAAAAATAAAATCCTACCTTTGCAACCCTGAAAGGAGGTGTATACATATGATCATAGTCAACGTAAAAGAAAACGAATCAATCGAAAAAGCGCTTAAGCGTTTTAAAAAGAAGTTTGATAAAACTGGAGCTGTCAGAGAACTGAGAGCCAGACAACACTTTGTAAAGCCTTCTGTCAAGAGAAGAGATCAAGTTATCAAAGCTGCTTATAAACAAAGAATGCAAGCAGAAGCATCCAACTAATTGTTTGCTATCTTTTTGAGATACATTCCAAAGACACACCTGCCGAAAGTGGGTGTGTTTTTTTTTGGATTTATAGTTCGTTTGGCGGATTGGGTGATTGAGTTGTAAGTGGGTTTAGGTTATAAAATAGCATTTGAAACTCCAATCATATACTCTTCATCCCATTACTTGAAATTTTTTAGAGCGGTTTGGTGTTGCAAGAAAAAAGCATTCTCATGTCCGCTGCAATTCAATTCAATTTCGATACAACCTACACCAACCTTCCTTCATTTTTTTTCAGTGAGGTAGTTCCAACAGCTGTTGCAAATCCCCAATTGGTTTTATTGAACCAAGGACTTGCTCAAAGGCTGGGAATTCCTTTTGATGAGAATAGAATTTCAGAAATTGGAAAGATCCTTTCTGGAAATACCCTCATACCAGAGACTACCCCCCTTGCTCAAGCCTATGCAGGACATCAGTTTGGGAACTTCACCATGTTAGGAGATGGTAGGGCTATCCTCCTTGGAGAGCAAATAAGCCCTCAAGGCGAGCGCTATGACATCCAATTGAAAGGAGCTGGCAGAACTCCCTATTCACGGGGAGGAGATGGACGCGCCCACTTTGCGGCCATGCTGCGGGAGTACCTGATGTCGGAGGCTTTGCATTACTTACGAATTCCAACTTCCCGATCTTTAGCGGTCGTATGGACAGGTGAACCTGTGTACAGAGAGCGAACAAGACCCGGCGCTGTATTGACAAGAGTAGCCAAAAGCCACCTACGCGTGGGTACGTTTGAATACGCTAAAAATTTTCAGGGAGGAGCTTATCTTCAAGATCTATTAAACTATGCCATCGCAAGACATTTCCCAGATTTGGATGAATCAGAAAATAAAGCCATTGCCTTTTTTGAACAGGTCATGGAGTTACAGGCAGCATTGATTGTAGATTGGATGCGGGTAGGATTTATTCACGGAGTAATGAATACGGATAATATGTGTATCGCAGGAGAAACAATTGATTATGGCCCCTGTGCATTTATGAATGCTTATGAACCTAAAACAGTATTTAGCTCCATCGATACTCAAGGTAGGTATGCCTATGGGAATCAGCCTTACATTGCCCACTGGAATCTATCCTGTCTGATATCCGCCTTATTGCCAGCCATCTCATCCAACAAAGAGGAGGCAGTCAAATTAGCGGAAGCAAGTTTACAAAAATTCCCAGCTTTTTATGAAGCTCAATGGTTGGATATGATGCGTAGCAAACTAGGACTTACACAAGTAGATGTCAAGGACAAGCAACTCATTGATCGACTGCTTGGATGGATGCAGGGACAAAAAGCTGATTTTACCAATACATTTTTCTATCTACAAGAGGGGATATTTCCTGATACAGCAACCTATCAATCTTCTATTCTGGAAGAATGGATTTCCGATTGGGAACAACGGATTGCAAAAGAAAACAGGTCAAAAGCAGATGCTCAGACAACAATGCGCAACGTCAATCCTGCATTTATCCCAAGAAATCATCGAGTGGAGGCGGCGCTGAGTGCTGCGGAGAAAGGAGATATGGAACCATTTCACCAATTATTAGAGGTCATCCAACAACCATACCTTTTCAGACCTTCCTTGGAAAGCTATCAAGAAGTGCCGGAATCCTTTGATGAAAACTATCAGACGTTCTGCGGAACCTGATATCCTTAGTAGCCGAATATTTGCTTATTTCAGAACTCCCGCCCCGTCTGCTGTTTTGACGGGGTAAATTTCTGGTTCTATACCGAAAGCACCCATATAAGAATCCCGCAGTTTGGAAAGCGTGTCCTCCATGTGCTCTTGATCTATTAAGTTAATGGTACACCCACCAAAGCCGCCACCCATCATCCGGCTTCCCCAAACGGATTCTAGTTGACTTGCTTGAGAAACCAAATGATCCAATTCTTCACAACTGACTTGATATAACTTGCTGAGACCCTCATGGGATTGATACATTAATTTCCCTAAGGCTTTCACTTGTCCAGCTTGCAGGAGTTCAGCAGCTTTTTCAACACGCAAATTTTCCTCCACCACATAGCGGCAACGCTGACCAATCACAGAAGGGAGATCCACTGCTTCCAACATGTCAAGGCTGACATCCCGCAAAAACGTTACCTCAGGATAAGCTTGCTGGATGATAGCGACTCCTTGTTCGCATTCCATTCTTCGCTGATTGTACTGAGAATCACCAAGACTGTGGCTGACTTTGGTATTGATTAAGACTAAGCCAGCCTTACCTAATGACAAGGGCAGGTATTGATAGTTTAGACTCCGACAATCCAATTGGATAGCATGCCCTTCCTTTCCCATCACAGAAGCAAACTGA encodes:
- the atpC gene encoding ATP synthase F1 subunit epsilon; amino-acid sequence: MMQLTIITPDQKVFEGEVSEATFPGASGSFQVLKNHAPLVSALDKGNVSYTTKEGKLSLVVDGGVVEVKDNKIVLLAEKVIG
- a CDS encoding heme/hemin ABC transporter substrate-binding protein, whose translation is MIARFVVGFVVSALFACSSKQVSEEVDKQEWKLITAGGTVSEVVVSLGYLERIIATDITSTFPASLQQLPSIGYRNQIKGEGLMALGADMILAESGYLSEDVLDQLKLAGIQVKLFEKPTSIDGTYRLIQEVAAFLEEPEKGETLLAQVKSEQTLLEEYVKNNPLINPPAVAFIMARGLETVFLAGEETFASEIIQMAGGKPAGTGFKDFIPLTPEAIVGINPDYLLFFDSGLGTIGGKDGVQQIKGANQTKALQNGNILSFDGQYLSGFGPRVAQAALELAKAIRAN
- the atpD gene encoding F0F1 ATP synthase subunit beta, whose amino-acid sequence is MANIGKITQVIGPVVDVSFEGGKLPNILDALTVTREDGHQIILEVQQHLGEDRVRTIAMDATEGLVRGTDCVDNEAPISVPTGDAIKGRLFNVVGSAIDGLPEVVSTKRLPIHRSAPRFEDLSTSTEVLFTGIKVIDLIEPYAKGGKIGLFGGAGVGKTVLIQELINNIAKAYSGLSVFAGVGERTREGNDLLREMIESGIVTYGEEFLHSLETEGGWDLSKVDLKKLEESKATFVFGQMNEPPGARARVALTGLTLAEYYRDGEGDGAGKDILFFIDNIFRFTQAGSEVSALLGRMPSAVGYQPTLATEMGAMQERITSTKHGSITSVQAVYVPADDLTDPAPATTFAHLDATTVLSRKIAELGIYPAVDPLDSTSRILSPDILGEEHYGCTQRVKEILQRYKELQDIIAILGMEELSEEDKMVVHRARRVQRFLSQPFHVAEQFTGLKGVLVDIKDTIRGFNMIMDGELDHLPESAFNLVGTIEDAIAKGEKMLAELNN
- a CDS encoding protein adenylyltransferase SelO translates to MSAAIQFNFDTTYTNLPSFFFSEVVPTAVANPQLVLLNQGLAQRLGIPFDENRISEIGKILSGNTLIPETTPLAQAYAGHQFGNFTMLGDGRAILLGEQISPQGERYDIQLKGAGRTPYSRGGDGRAHFAAMLREYLMSEALHYLRIPTSRSLAVVWTGEPVYRERTRPGAVLTRVAKSHLRVGTFEYAKNFQGGAYLQDLLNYAIARHFPDLDESENKAIAFFEQVMELQAALIVDWMRVGFIHGVMNTDNMCIAGETIDYGPCAFMNAYEPKTVFSSIDTQGRYAYGNQPYIAHWNLSCLISALLPAISSNKEEAVKLAEASLQKFPAFYEAQWLDMMRSKLGLTQVDVKDKQLIDRLLGWMQGQKADFTNTFFYLQEGIFPDTATYQSSILEEWISDWEQRIAKENRSKADAQTTMRNVNPAFIPRNHRVEAALSAAEKGDMEPFHQLLEVIQQPYLFRPSLESYQEVPESFDENYQTFCGT
- the rpsU gene encoding 30S ribosomal protein S21, with protein sequence MIIVNVKENESIEKALKRFKKKFDKTGAVRELRARQHFVKPSVKRRDQVIKAAYKQRMQAEASN
- a CDS encoding hemin-degrading factor, encoding METLVQQTSKESLTRAWEELKSSEPQLRIRDAAKKLGVTELELLHTTVGTHTIRLEGDWASLLIELKKLGKVMALTRNDGCVLEHKGTFQKIDIQGQAPHQVATVIGPIEQRVFFSGWKFGYAVINQTPRGTMRSFQFFDKAGEAVMKVYLQEKSNLAAFDDIIQIYQAADQDIELALESFPVPEYADSIDMEAFTQDWEQMKDTHEFFGMLRRYKVHRLNAVKWINDKWAYEVDRLSARKILEVASAEKMPIMIFAGNKGNIQIHQGKVRTIRQMGSWLNVMDPDFNMHLNEDQIDCAFVVHKNTDDGLVSSLELFDKEGEMIAQFFGLRKPGIAQLPVWKNLIDSL
- a CDS encoding heme ABC transporter ATP-binding protein, which encodes MLQASNIHFCIQHRPIVDTAELHISPGKLTTIIGPNGAGKSTLLKILAGDIVCQHGTILYNGQNLKKLKAKDLAKIRAVMPQHSQLSFPFHAKEVVELGMIALGDRADEAIVREVMEETQTWHFKDKLYSQLSGGEKQRVQLSRVLAQIWGESSNPRYLLLDEPTSSLDIAHQHHVLHIASRLKSKNIGVLAVLHDLNMAAAYSDQVIMLKNGRIYQAGSVAETLTSEKLHHVYDYPIQVYDNQAYHGIHIQSLPIHTTSAIVKTA
- the galK gene encoding galactokinase; the protein is MNLQSQITELFQHHFGTPQVTAHAPGRINLIGDHTDYNQGFVLPAAIDLGITMAVSKNGLRTCQLIAVDLNDSIYISLDEPLKPVKKSWANYIIGVMYGLQAKGVALEGFNAVVGGNIPVGSGLSSSAALECSTTYALAKLFSCELNKDEVIRIAREAEHNFAGVKCGVMDQFASVMGKEGHAIQLDCRSLNYQYLPLSLGKAGLVLINTKVSHSLGDSQYNQRRMECEQGVAIIQQAYPEVTFLRDVSLDMLEAVDLPSVIGQRCRYVVEENLRVEKAAELLQAGQVKALGKLMYQSHEGLSKLYQVSCEELDHLVSQASQLESVWGSRMMGGGFGGCTINLIDQEHMEDTLSKLRDSYMGAFGIEPEIYPVKTADGAGVLK
- a CDS encoding FecCD family ABC transporter permease, producing the protein MPSLLSISSRTQKRSVILVGLAGILLLIVAASLTMGAFPISLPKVFQFLVGIQWGDASLTLQERNVLLQIRLPRIVMAMLVGGSLAMAGAALQGLFRNPLVEPGLIGVSSGSALFAVVYIVFGSSVAWLAWMGKVGLALFAFVGGLMNTALVYKLSSKAGKTDISLLILAGVALNALAGALIGLAIFYADDAALRNFTFWSLGDVGGANWEKVLIMSLVSVIPVGLILGQFQALNALAIGESEAFHMGINVQQTKLIVLIGSALIVGTAVAFTGTIGFVGLVVPHLLRILIGADHRLVLPAAWLAGAILLTVADTLARTMVAPSEMPIGIITAIIGAPFFIWLLSSIKQIRY